Proteins encoded by one window of Yersinia massiliensis:
- the tusC gene encoding sulfurtransferase complex subunit TusC, translating to MAAKRIAFVFTQGPHGSSAGREGLDALLAASALSEDVGAFFLSDGVLQLLPQQQPEKILARNYIATFGVLPLYDVENCYICEASLHQRGLSGITSWILDVEVLSPADLRHQLASYDVVLTF from the coding sequence ATGGCGGCGAAGCGTATTGCTTTCGTTTTCACTCAAGGCCCACACGGCAGTTCAGCAGGGCGGGAAGGACTGGACGCTTTACTGGCGGCATCAGCGCTTAGCGAAGATGTTGGTGCCTTCTTCCTTTCAGATGGTGTCCTGCAACTTCTGCCCCAACAGCAGCCAGAAAAAATCCTCGCCAGAAACTATATTGCGACTTTTGGTGTTTTACCTTTATACGATGTCGAGAATTGCTATATCTGCGAAGCGTCATTACACCAGCGTGGATTGAGCGGTATAACGAGTTGGATCCTCGATGTTGAGGTCTTATCTCCAGCAGATTTGCGTCATCAACTGGCGAGTTATGACGTCGTACTGACTTTTTAA
- the tusB gene encoding sulfurtransferase complex subunit TusB: protein MLYTVSHSPYRCDLSALLRLVTSEDDILFLQDGVMAVLKNSDSLKLLLSQSTSFFVLEEDIIARGLVGQISDSATLISYTHFVDLTLKHQQQLAW, encoded by the coding sequence ATGCTGTATACCGTCAGTCATTCTCCTTATCGTTGTGATTTATCTGCTTTGTTGAGATTAGTCACATCTGAAGATGACATTCTCTTTCTACAAGATGGCGTAATGGCTGTTTTGAAAAACAGCGACAGCCTTAAGTTATTGTTAAGTCAATCAACTTCTTTTTTTGTTTTAGAAGAAGATATTATTGCGCGCGGCTTGGTTGGTCAAATTTCAGACAGCGCGACACTAATCAGCTATACTCACTTCGTGGATTTGACCCTAAAACATCAGCAACAACTGGCATGGTAA
- the rpsL gene encoding 30S ribosomal protein S12 — protein MATINQLVRKPRSMKVAKSNVPALEACPQKRGVCTRVYTTTPKKPNSALRKVCRVRLTNGFEVTSYIGGEGHNLQEHSVILIRGGRVKDLPGVRYHTVRGALDCSGVKDRKQSRSKYGVKKPKA, from the coding sequence ATGGCAACGATTAACCAGCTGGTTCGCAAGCCACGCAGCATGAAGGTTGCTAAAAGCAACGTTCCTGCGCTGGAAGCATGCCCGCAGAAACGTGGTGTATGTACCCGCGTATATACAACCACCCCGAAAAAACCTAACTCCGCACTGCGTAAAGTTTGCCGTGTGCGTTTAACTAACGGTTTTGAAGTCACCTCCTACATCGGCGGTGAAGGTCATAACCTTCAGGAACACTCCGTGATCCTGATCCGTGGCGGTCGTGTTAAAGACTTGCCAGGTGTGCGTTACCACACCGTCCGCGGCGCGCTTGACTGCTCAGGTGTTAAAGACCGTAAGCAATCACGTTCTAAGTACGGCGTGAAGAAGCCAAAGGCTTAA
- the rpsG gene encoding 30S ribosomal protein S7, producing MPRRRVIGQRKILPDPKFGSELLAKFVNILMVDGKKSTAEAIVYTALETLAQRSGKDFLEAFEVALDNVRPTVEVKSRRVGGSTYQVPVEVRPVRRNALAMRWIVDAARKRGDKSMALRLANELSDAAENKGSAVKKREDVHRMAEANKAFAHYRW from the coding sequence ATGCCACGTCGTCGTGTAATTGGCCAGCGTAAAATTTTACCGGATCCTAAGTTCGGATCTGAATTGCTGGCTAAATTTGTAAATATCCTGATGGTAGACGGTAAAAAATCTACTGCAGAAGCAATCGTCTATACCGCGCTGGAGACCCTGGCTCAGCGTTCTGGTAAAGATTTTCTGGAAGCTTTCGAAGTAGCTCTGGACAACGTGCGCCCGACTGTCGAAGTTAAGTCTCGCCGCGTTGGTGGTTCTACTTATCAGGTACCAGTTGAAGTTCGTCCGGTTCGTCGTAATGCCTTGGCAATGCGTTGGATCGTTGATGCTGCTCGTAAACGCGGTGATAAATCCATGGCTTTGCGCTTGGCGAATGAACTGTCTGACGCAGCAGAGAACAAAGGTTCTGCTGTTAAGAAACGTGAAGACGTTCACCGTATGGCCGAAGCTAACAAGGCGTTCGCCCACTACCGCTGGTAA
- the fusA gene encoding elongation factor G — protein MARKTPIERYRNIGISAHIDAGKTTTTERILFYTGVNHKIGEVHDGAATMDWMEQEQERGITITSAATTCFWSGMAKQFEPHHVNIIDTPGHVDFTIEVERSMRVLDGAVMVYCAVGGVQPQSETVWRQANKYKVPRIAFVNKMDRMGANFLKVVGQIKSRLGANPVPLQLAIGAEEKFTGIIDLVKMKAINWNEADQGVTFEYEEIPADMADLAAEWHQNLVESAAEASDELMDKYLGGEELTELEIKTALRKRVLNNEIILVTCGSAFKNKGVQAMLDAVIEYLPAPTDVEAINGILDDGKDTPAVRHSDDKEPFSALAFKIATDPFVGNLTFFRVYSGVVNSGDTVLNSVRSQRERLGRIVQMHANKREEIKEVRAGDIAAAIGLKDVTTGDTLCDPANPIILERMEFPEPVISVAVEPKTKADQEKMGMALGRLAKEDPSFRVWTDEESGQTIIAGMGELHLDILVDRMRREFNVEANVGKPQVAYRETIRDTVKDVEGKHAKQSGGRGQYGHVVIDMSPLPPGGAGYEFVNEIVGGSIPKEFIPAVDKGIQEQLKAGPLAGYPVVDVKIRLHYGSYHDVDSSELAFKLAGSIAFKEGFKRAKPVLLEPIMKVEVETPEDYMGDVMGDLNRRRGIIEGMEDTATGKTVRVKVPLSEMFGYATDLRSQTQGRASYSMEFLEYAEAPSNVAKAVIEARGK, from the coding sequence ATGGCTCGTAAAACACCCATTGAGCGCTACCGTAATATCGGTATCAGTGCTCACATCGACGCCGGTAAGACAACCACTACCGAACGTATCCTGTTTTACACCGGTGTAAACCATAAAATCGGTGAAGTTCATGACGGCGCAGCCACCATGGACTGGATGGAACAGGAGCAGGAGCGTGGTATTACCATTACTTCTGCAGCTACTACCTGCTTCTGGTCTGGTATGGCTAAACAGTTCGAACCACATCACGTCAATATCATTGACACCCCTGGGCACGTTGACTTCACCATCGAAGTAGAACGTTCCATGCGTGTTCTTGACGGCGCGGTAATGGTTTACTGTGCAGTTGGTGGTGTTCAGCCACAGTCTGAGACCGTATGGCGTCAGGCTAATAAGTACAAAGTTCCACGCATCGCGTTCGTTAACAAAATGGACCGTATGGGCGCGAACTTCTTGAAAGTTGTTGGCCAGATTAAATCTCGTCTGGGCGCGAATCCAGTTCCATTGCAACTGGCTATCGGCGCGGAAGAGAAATTCACCGGTATTATTGACTTGGTGAAAATGAAAGCGATCAACTGGAACGAGGCCGATCAGGGCGTGACCTTCGAATACGAAGAGATCCCTGCTGATATGGCTGATCTGGCTGCTGAATGGCACCAGAATCTGGTTGAGTCTGCTGCAGAAGCGTCAGATGAGCTGATGGATAAATACTTGGGCGGCGAAGAGCTGACCGAGTTAGAAATTAAAACAGCTCTGCGTAAACGCGTTCTGAACAACGAAATCATCTTGGTTACCTGTGGTTCTGCGTTTAAAAACAAAGGCGTACAGGCAATGCTGGATGCAGTTATCGAATATCTGCCAGCACCAACTGACGTTGAAGCGATTAACGGTATTCTGGACGACGGTAAAGATACTCCGGCAGTTCGTCATTCTGACGACAAAGAGCCGTTCTCTGCACTGGCGTTCAAAATTGCTACCGACCCGTTTGTGGGTAACTTGACGTTCTTCCGTGTGTACTCTGGTGTTGTAAACTCCGGTGACACCGTGTTGAACTCAGTACGTTCACAGCGTGAGCGTCTGGGCCGTATCGTACAGATGCACGCAAACAAGCGTGAAGAGATCAAAGAAGTTCGTGCAGGCGACATCGCAGCAGCGATCGGTCTGAAAGATGTGACGACTGGTGACACTCTGTGTGACCCAGCTAACCCGATCATCTTGGAACGTATGGAGTTCCCAGAGCCAGTAATCTCTGTTGCCGTTGAACCAAAAACCAAAGCCGACCAAGAAAAAATGGGTATGGCTCTGGGTCGTCTGGCAAAAGAAGATCCATCATTCCGCGTTTGGACTGACGAAGAATCTGGTCAGACTATCATCGCTGGTATGGGTGAATTGCACTTGGATATCTTGGTTGACCGTATGCGCCGCGAATTTAACGTGGAAGCAAACGTCGGTAAACCTCAGGTTGCATACCGTGAAACAATCCGCGATACCGTTAAGGACGTGGAAGGTAAGCACGCTAAGCAGTCAGGCGGTCGTGGTCAGTACGGTCATGTTGTTATCGACATGTCTCCGTTGCCACCGGGTGGCGCTGGGTATGAATTCGTCAACGAAATCGTTGGTGGTTCAATTCCTAAAGAGTTCATCCCTGCTGTTGATAAAGGCATCCAGGAACAACTGAAAGCTGGTCCGCTGGCTGGTTACCCAGTTGTTGACGTTAAAATCCGTCTGCACTATGGTTCTTACCATGACGTTGACTCCTCAGAATTGGCATTTAAATTAGCCGGTTCTATTGCCTTTAAAGAAGGTTTCAAACGAGCTAAACCAGTTCTGCTTGAGCCTATCATGAAGGTTGAAGTCGAAACCCCTGAAGATTACATGGGTGACGTAATGGGCGACCTTAACCGTCGTCGCGGTATCATCGAAGGTATGGAAGATACTGCTACCGGTAAAACCGTTCGCGTCAAGGTTCCGTTGTCTGAAATGTTCGGTTATGCTACTGACCTGCGTTCTCAGACTCAGGGCCGTGCTTCTTACTCCATGGAATTCCTGGAGTATGCTGAAGCACCTAGTAACGTCGCTAAAGCCGTTATCGAAGCCCGTGGCAAATAA
- the tuf gene encoding elongation factor Tu produces MSKEKFERNKPHVNVGTIGHVDHGKTTLTAAITTVLAKTYGGSARAFDQIDNAPEEKARGITINTSHVEYDTPSRHYAHVDCPGHADYVKNMITGAAQMDGAILVVAATDGPMPQTREHILLGRQVGVPFIIVFMNKCDMVDDEELLELVEMEVRELLSAYDFPGDDLPVVRGSALKALEGVPEWEEKIIELAGYLDSYIPEPERAIDKPFLLPIEDVFSISGRGTVVTGRVERGIVKVGEEVEIVGIKDTVKSTCTGVEMFRKLLDEGRAGENVGVLLRGIKREEIERGQVLAKPGSIKPHTKFDSEVYILSKDEGGRHTPFFKGYRPQFYFRTTDVTGTIELPEGVEMVMPGDNVNMVVTLIHPIAMDDGLRFAIREGGRTVGAGVVAKVIA; encoded by the coding sequence GTGTCTAAAGAAAAATTTGAACGTAACAAACCCCATGTAAACGTCGGTACTATCGGCCACGTTGACCATGGTAAAACAACTCTGACTGCTGCGATCACCACCGTACTGGCTAAAACCTACGGCGGTAGCGCTCGTGCTTTCGATCAGATCGATAACGCACCTGAAGAAAAAGCACGTGGTATCACCATCAACACTTCTCACGTTGAGTATGACACCCCATCACGTCACTATGCGCACGTTGACTGCCCAGGGCACGCCGACTACGTTAAAAACATGATCACCGGTGCTGCTCAGATGGACGGCGCGATCCTGGTTGTTGCTGCAACTGATGGCCCTATGCCACAGACTCGCGAGCACATCCTGCTGGGCCGTCAGGTTGGCGTTCCTTTCATCATCGTATTCATGAACAAATGTGACATGGTTGATGATGAAGAGCTGCTGGAACTGGTAGAAATGGAAGTTCGTGAACTTCTGTCTGCTTACGATTTCCCAGGCGATGACCTGCCAGTAGTACGTGGTTCTGCTCTGAAAGCGCTGGAAGGCGTACCTGAGTGGGAAGAGAAAATCATCGAATTGGCTGGCTACTTGGATTCTTACATCCCAGAACCAGAACGTGCTATCGACAAGCCATTCTTGCTGCCAATCGAAGACGTATTCTCTATCTCTGGCCGTGGTACAGTAGTAACTGGTCGTGTAGAGCGCGGTATCGTTAAAGTTGGTGAAGAAGTAGAAATCGTTGGTATCAAAGATACTGTTAAATCTACTTGTACCGGCGTTGAAATGTTCCGTAAATTGCTGGACGAAGGCCGTGCTGGTGAGAACGTTGGTGTTCTGTTGCGTGGTATCAAACGTGAAGAGATCGAACGTGGCCAAGTTCTGGCTAAACCAGGTTCTATCAAGCCACACACCAAATTTGACTCAGAAGTTTATATTCTGAGCAAAGATGAAGGCGGTCGTCATACTCCGTTCTTCAAAGGCTACCGTCCTCAGTTCTACTTCCGTACAACTGACGTAACCGGTACTATCGAACTGCCAGAAGGCGTTGAAATGGTGATGCCAGGTGACAACGTTAACATGGTTGTGACTCTGATTCACCCAATCGCAATGGACGACGGTCTGCGTTTCGCAATCCGTGAAGGCGGCCGTACTGTAGGCGCTGGTGTTGTTGCTAAAGTTATCGCTTAA
- the bfd gene encoding bacterioferritin-associated ferredoxin, whose amino-acid sequence MYVCLCNAVSDKVIRKAVRQHHPHTIKQLRQLVPIGTDCGKCIRQAREILIEERANIPEMNDVA is encoded by the coding sequence ATGTACGTTTGTCTGTGTAATGCGGTATCTGACAAAGTCATCCGTAAAGCTGTACGTCAGCACCATCCACATACCATTAAGCAGTTGCGTCAGCTCGTGCCTATCGGCACAGACTGCGGAAAGTGCATTCGACAGGCCAGAGAAATCTTGATCGAGGAACGCGCTAACATTCCAGAAATGAATGATGTTGCCTAA
- the bfr gene encoding bacterioferritin — MKGDKKIIAHLNKLLGNELVAINQYFLHARMFKNWGLMRLNDKEYHESIDEMKHADKYIERILFLEGIPNLQDLGKLNIGEDVEEILKSDLALELSGAKDLREGIAYADSIHDYVSRDLLKEILAEEEGHIDWLETELSLIDRLGIQNYSQAQLAKE; from the coding sequence ATGAAAGGCGATAAAAAAATAATTGCACATCTCAATAAACTACTCGGGAACGAGTTAGTTGCCATCAATCAATATTTTCTTCACGCCCGAATGTTTAAAAACTGGGGTCTGATGCGCCTTAATGATAAGGAGTATCACGAGTCAATCGATGAAATGAAGCATGCGGATAAGTACATTGAGCGCATTCTATTTCTAGAAGGCATTCCTAACTTGCAAGATCTAGGCAAGCTGAATATCGGCGAAGATGTCGAAGAGATATTGAAATCTGATTTAGCGCTCGAATTATCTGGGGCGAAAGATTTACGTGAAGGGATTGCATACGCCGATTCAATTCATGACTACGTTAGCCGTGACTTATTGAAAGAAATTTTGGCTGAAGAAGAAGGGCATATTGATTGGCTGGAAACAGAGCTTAGCCTTATCGATCGTCTGGGCATACAAAATTACTCTCAGGCGCAATTGGCGAAAGAATGA
- the rpsJ gene encoding 30S ribosomal protein S10 translates to MQNQRIRIRLKAFDHRLIDQSTAEIVETAKRTGAQVRGPIPLPTRKERFTVLISPHVNKDARDQYEIRTHKRLVDIVEPTEKTVDALMRLDLAAGVDVQISLG, encoded by the coding sequence ATGCAGAACCAAAGAATCCGTATCCGCCTGAAAGCGTTTGATCATCGTTTGATCGATCAATCAACTGCGGAAATCGTCGAGACTGCCAAGCGCACTGGTGCGCAGGTTCGTGGTCCGATCCCGCTGCCAACTCGCAAAGAGCGCTTTACCGTTCTGATCTCTCCGCACGTCAATAAAGATGCGCGCGATCAGTATGAAATTCGCACTCACAAGCGTCTGGTTGACATCGTTGAGCCAACCGAGAAAACCGTTGATGCTCTGATGCGTCTGGATCTGGCTGCCGGTGTAGACGTGCAGATCAGCCTGGGTTAA
- the rplC gene encoding 50S ribosomal protein L3, with protein sequence MIGLVGKKVGMTRIFTEDGVSIPVTVIEIEANRVTQVKSLENDGYRAVQVTTGAKKANRVTKPEAGHFAKAGVEAGRGLWEFLLPEGQEFTAGQEISVEIFADVKKVDVTGTSKGKGFAGTVKRWNFRTQDATHGNSLSHRVPGSIGQNQTPGKVFKGKKMAGHLGDERVTVQSLDVVRVDAERNLLLVKGAVPGATGGNLIVKPAVKA encoded by the coding sequence ATGATTGGTTTAGTCGGTAAGAAAGTGGGTATGACGCGTATCTTCACTGAAGATGGCGTTTCAATCCCAGTAACTGTTATCGAAATTGAAGCGAACCGCGTAACTCAGGTTAAGAGCCTGGAGAACGACGGATACCGTGCTGTACAAGTAACTACCGGTGCTAAAAAAGCTAACCGCGTTACTAAACCAGAAGCGGGTCATTTCGCTAAAGCTGGCGTAGAAGCTGGCCGTGGTCTGTGGGAATTCCTTCTTCCAGAAGGTCAAGAATTTACTGCTGGTCAAGAAATTAGCGTCGAAATTTTTGCAGACGTTAAAAAAGTCGATGTTACAGGTACATCTAAAGGTAAAGGTTTTGCCGGTACTGTTAAGCGCTGGAACTTCCGCACCCAAGATGCTACCCATGGTAACTCCTTGTCTCACCGTGTTCCGGGTTCTATCGGTCAAAACCAGACTCCGGGCAAAGTGTTCAAAGGCAAGAAAATGGCTGGCCACCTGGGTGACGAGCGTGTAACCGTTCAAAGCCTGGACGTAGTACGTGTTGACGCTGAGCGCAACCTGCTGCTGGTTAAGGGTGCTGTACCGGGCGCTACCGGTGGCAACCTGATCGTTAAACCAGCTGTGAAGGCGTAA
- the rplD gene encoding 50S ribosomal protein L4 — protein sequence MELVLKDAQGALTVSETTFGRDFNEALVHQVVVAYAAGARQGTRAQKTRAEVTGSGKKPWRQKGTGRARSGSVKSPIWRSGGVTFAAKPQDHSQKVNKKMYRGALKSILSELVRQDRLIIVEKFSVEAPKTKLLAQKLKDMALEDVLIVTGELDENLFLAARNLYKVDVRDVAGIDPVSLIAFDKVVMTADAVKQVEEMLA from the coding sequence ATGGAATTAGTATTGAAAGACGCGCAAGGCGCGCTGACTGTTTCCGAAACTACCTTCGGTCGTGATTTCAACGAAGCGCTGGTACATCAGGTTGTTGTTGCTTATGCAGCAGGTGCCCGTCAAGGTACTCGTGCTCAGAAGACCCGCGCTGAAGTGACTGGTTCCGGTAAAAAACCGTGGCGCCAGAAAGGTACCGGCCGCGCACGTTCAGGTTCTGTGAAGAGCCCGATCTGGCGTTCAGGTGGTGTGACCTTTGCTGCGAAGCCTCAGGACCACAGTCAAAAAGTAAATAAAAAGATGTACCGCGGCGCGCTGAAAAGCATTCTGTCCGAATTGGTACGTCAAGATCGTCTGATCATTGTCGAAAAGTTCTCTGTTGAAGCACCTAAAACTAAGTTGCTGGCGCAGAAACTGAAAGATATGGCTCTGGAAGATGTGCTGATCGTAACGGGTGAACTGGACGAGAACTTGTTCTTGGCAGCTCGCAACCTGTACAAGGTTGACGTTCGCGATGTAGCCGGTATCGACCCAGTTAGCCTGATCGCCTTCGACAAAGTGGTTATGACTGCTGATGCTGTGAAGCAAGTTGAGGAGATGCTGGCATGA
- the rplW gene encoding 50S ribosomal protein L23, whose protein sequence is MIREERLLKVLRAPHVSEKASAAMEKNNTIVLKVAKDATKAEIKAAVQKLFEVEVEDVNTLLVKGKSKRHGQRVGRRSDWKKAYVTLKEGQNLDFIGGAE, encoded by the coding sequence ATGATTCGTGAAGAACGTCTGCTGAAAGTACTGCGCGCGCCGCATGTATCTGAAAAAGCGTCCGCTGCGATGGAAAAGAATAACACCATCGTTCTCAAAGTTGCCAAAGACGCGACCAAAGCAGAAATTAAAGCTGCAGTGCAGAAACTGTTTGAAGTCGAAGTCGAAGACGTTAACACCTTGCTGGTTAAAGGCAAGAGTAAGCGTCACGGTCAGCGTGTTGGTCGTCGTAGCGACTGGAAAAAAGCTTACGTCACCCTGAAAGAAGGCCAGAATCTGGACTTCATCGGCGGCGCAGAGTAA
- the rplB gene encoding 50S ribosomal protein L2, with amino-acid sequence MAIVKCKPTSPGRRHVVKVVNPELHKGKPYAPLLEKLSKSGGRNNNGRITTRHIGGGHKQHYRLVDFKRNKDGIPAVVERLEYDPNRSANIALVLYKDGERRYILAPKGLKAGDQIQSGVDAAIKAGNTLPMRNIPVGSTVHNVEMKPGKGGQLARSAGAYVQIVARDGSYVTLRLRSGEMRKVPADCRATLGEVGNAEHMLRVLGKAGASRWRGIRPTVRGTAMNPVDHPHGGGEGRNFGKHPVTPWGVQTKGKKTRSNKRTDKFIVRRRSKK; translated from the coding sequence ATGGCAATTGTTAAATGTAAACCTACATCTCCGGGTCGTCGCCACGTTGTTAAAGTGGTTAACCCTGAGCTGCACAAGGGTAAGCCTTATGCCCCGTTGCTTGAGAAATTAAGTAAAAGCGGTGGCCGTAACAACAATGGCCGTATCACCACCCGTCATATCGGTGGTGGCCACAAGCAACATTATCGTCTGGTTGACTTCAAACGCAACAAAGATGGTATCCCTGCTGTGGTTGAGCGTCTGGAGTACGATCCGAACCGTTCTGCGAATATCGCACTGGTTCTGTACAAAGACGGCGAACGCCGTTATATCCTAGCGCCAAAAGGCCTGAAAGCTGGTGACCAGATCCAATCTGGCGTTGATGCTGCAATTAAAGCAGGTAATACCCTGCCTATGCGTAACATCCCAGTTGGTTCAACGGTTCATAACGTAGAAATGAAACCAGGTAAAGGCGGCCAATTGGCTCGTTCTGCTGGTGCATACGTTCAGATCGTTGCTCGTGACGGTTCCTACGTTACTCTGCGTCTGCGCTCCGGCGAAATGCGCAAGGTTCCAGCTGATTGCCGCGCCACCTTAGGTGAAGTCGGTAACGCTGAACACATGCTGCGTGTGCTGGGTAAAGCAGGTGCTAGTCGTTGGCGTGGTATTCGTCCTACCGTTCGCGGTACGGCGATGAACCCGGTAGATCACCCACACGGTGGTGGTGAAGGTCGTAACTTTGGTAAGCACCCGGTAACCCCGTGGGGCGTTCAAACCAAAGGTAAGAAGACCCGTAGCAACAAGCGTACTGATAAGTTCATCGTACGTCGCCGTAGTAAAAAATAA
- the rpsS gene encoding 30S ribosomal protein S19 produces the protein MPRSLKKGPFIDLHLLKKVEKAVESGDKKPIRTWSRRSTVFPNMIGLTIAVHNGRQHVPVFVSDEMVGHKLGEFAPTRTYRGHAADKKAKKR, from the coding sequence ATGCCACGTTCTCTCAAGAAAGGTCCCTTCATTGACCTGCACTTGCTGAAGAAGGTAGAGAAAGCGGTGGAAAGCGGAGACAAGAAGCCAATTCGGACTTGGTCCCGTCGTTCAACGGTCTTTCCAAATATGATCGGTTTGACCATCGCTGTCCATAATGGTCGTCAGCACGTTCCTGTATTTGTTTCCGACGAAATGGTCGGTCACAAATTGGGTGAATTCGCGCCGACCCGTACTTATCGCGGCCATGCGGCCGATAAAAAGGCTAAAAAGCGCTAA
- the rplV gene encoding 50S ribosomal protein L22, giving the protein METIAKHRHARSSAQKVRLVADLIRGKKVSQALETLAYTNKKAAGLVKKVLESAIANAEHNDGADIDDLKVTKIFVDEGPSMKRIMPRAKGRADRILKRTSHITVVVSDR; this is encoded by the coding sequence ATGGAAACTATCGCTAAACATCGCCACGCTCGTTCTTCTGCTCAGAAGGTTCGCTTGGTAGCGGACCTGATTCGCGGTAAGAAAGTGTCGCAAGCTCTGGAAACTCTGGCCTATACCAACAAGAAAGCTGCTGGTTTGGTTAAGAAAGTGCTGGAGTCTGCCATTGCTAACGCAGAACACAACGATGGCGCTGACATCGATGATCTGAAAGTCACGAAGATTTTCGTAGACGAAGGCCCTAGCATGAAGCGCATTATGCCGCGTGCAAAAGGTCGTGCAGATCGCATTCTGAAGCGCACCAGCCACATTACTGTGGTTGTGTCCGATCGCTGA
- the rpsC gene encoding 30S ribosomal protein S3: MGQKVHPNGIRLGIVKAWNSTWYANTKEFADNLDSDFKVRQFLTKELAKASVSRIVIERPAKSIRVTIHTARPGIVIGKKGEDVEKLRKVVADIAGVPAQINIAEVRKPELDAKLVADSITSQLERRVMFRRAMKRAVQNAMRLGAKGIKVEVSGRLGGAEIARTEWYREGRVPLHTLRADIDYNTSEAHTTYGVIGVKVWIFKGEILGGMAAVEQPEPAAQPKKQQRKGRK; this comes from the coding sequence ATGGGTCAGAAAGTACATCCTAATGGTATTCGACTAGGTATTGTCAAAGCTTGGAACTCTACCTGGTACGCAAATACCAAAGAATTCGCTGACAACCTGGACAGCGACTTTAAAGTTCGCCAATTCTTGACTAAAGAATTAGCGAAAGCTTCCGTTTCTCGCATCGTTATCGAGCGTCCAGCGAAGAGCATCCGTGTGACTATTCACACAGCTCGCCCTGGCATCGTTATCGGCAAGAAAGGTGAAGATGTCGAAAAACTGCGTAAGGTCGTAGCGGATATCGCTGGCGTTCCTGCACAGATTAACATCGCCGAAGTCCGTAAACCGGAACTGGACGCAAAATTGGTTGCTGACAGTATCACTTCACAGCTGGAACGTCGTGTTATGTTCCGTCGTGCTATGAAGCGTGCTGTACAGAACGCAATGCGTCTTGGCGCTAAAGGTATCAAAGTTGAAGTAAGCGGCCGTCTTGGCGGTGCTGAAATCGCGCGTACCGAATGGTATCGTGAAGGTCGTGTTCCGTTGCATACACTGCGTGCGGATATCGATTACAACACATCTGAAGCGCACACCACTTATGGTGTAATCGGCGTAAAGGTATGGATCTTCAAAGGTGAGATCTTGGGTGGTATGGCTGCTGTTGAACAACCGGAACCGGCTGCTCAACCTAAAAAGCAGCAGCGTAAAGGCCGCAAGTAA
- the rplP gene encoding 50S ribosomal protein L16 produces MLQPKRTKFRKMHKGRNRGLAQGTDVSFGEFGLKACGRCRLTARQIEAARRAMTRAIKRQGKVWIRVFPDKPITEKPLEVRMGKGKGNVEYWVALIQPGKVLFEMAGVPEETAREAFKLAAAKLPVGTTFVTKTVM; encoded by the coding sequence ATGTTACAACCAAAGCGTACAAAATTCCGTAAGATGCACAAAGGCCGTAACCGTGGCCTTGCGCAAGGTACGGATGTTAGCTTCGGTGAGTTCGGCCTGAAAGCTTGTGGCCGTTGCCGCCTGACGGCTCGTCAAATCGAAGCAGCCCGTCGTGCGATGACACGTGCAATTAAGCGTCAAGGTAAGGTCTGGATCCGTGTATTCCCGGACAAACCGATCACCGAGAAGCCGCTCGAAGTACGTATGGGTAAAGGTAAGGGTAACGTTGAGTATTGGGTTGCCCTGATCCAGCCAGGAAAAGTTTTATTTGAAATGGCTGGTGTGCCGGAAGAAACTGCTCGCGAAGCATTTAAGCTCGCTGCAGCGAAACTGCCTGTAGGAACCACCTTTGTAACTAAGACGGTGATGTAA
- the rpmC gene encoding 50S ribosomal protein L29: MKAQELREKSVEELNTELLNLLREQFNLRMQAASGQLQQTHLSKQVRRNIARVKTLLTEKAGA, from the coding sequence ATGAAAGCACAAGAGCTGCGTGAAAAAAGCGTTGAAGAGCTGAACACTGAGCTGCTCAACCTGCTGCGTGAGCAATTTAATTTGCGCATGCAGGCGGCTAGTGGCCAGCTGCAACAAACTCACCTGTCGAAACAAGTGCGTCGTAATATCGCACGTGTTAAGACTTTACTGACTGAAAAGGCGGGTGCGTAA